A section of the Mesorhizobium loti genome encodes:
- the proX gene encoding glycine betaine/L-proline ABC transporter substrate-binding protein ProX, with product MRSIFYSILVGSVLSAPTVFASEKVIPAWDGITENLMQTYIVDEGLRQLGYDVADPVQLQIQLAYVAMAKGDATFFAAYAEPIHDQYLKENGGDAVLTRLGHIAADSIQGYLIDKKTADATGVKYIEDFKDPEKAKLFDIDGNGKADLYGCEPGWGCEVIIEHHLDSYGLRDAVEEKQGGYFAIIPDAIERIKEGKPTLYYTWTPLWVSSILRPGKEVVFLNVKKAELPNGMTGNTTVDGLGNLGFPVMQQRIVATTSFVKENSSAKKLFELVQIPTEDLSAEDLRIYKGENSNDQVKQRALEWISTNKLKWAEWIAEAKAAN from the coding sequence ATGAGATCAATTTTCTACTCCATCCTTGTGGGTTCTGTTCTTTCCGCGCCGACCGTATTTGCTAGCGAAAAAGTAATACCAGCATGGGATGGTATCACAGAAAACCTGATGCAGACCTACATTGTCGATGAGGGCTTACGGCAGCTCGGGTATGATGTAGCAGACCCCGTGCAACTTCAGATTCAACTGGCTTACGTTGCGATGGCGAAAGGAGACGCTACATTCTTTGCCGCCTATGCGGAGCCGATACACGACCAGTACCTAAAAGAAAACGGCGGGGACGCCGTCCTAACTCGTCTCGGGCACATTGCCGCCGATAGTATACAAGGCTATTTAATTGATAAGAAGACCGCAGATGCAACGGGCGTTAAGTATATAGAGGATTTTAAAGATCCCGAGAAGGCGAAGCTATTCGATATTGATGGCAATGGGAAAGCTGATCTTTATGGGTGCGAGCCGGGTTGGGGTTGTGAGGTAATTATTGAGCATCACCTCGACTCGTATGGGCTGCGCGATGCTGTGGAGGAAAAGCAGGGCGGGTATTTTGCGATCATACCGGACGCAATCGAACGGATCAAAGAGGGGAAGCCAACACTCTATTACACCTGGACCCCACTTTGGGTGTCGAGCATACTCCGGCCCGGAAAGGAGGTTGTATTCCTCAACGTTAAGAAAGCCGAGCTGCCAAACGGCATGACGGGCAACACCACGGTCGACGGTTTGGGAAATCTCGGCTTTCCAGTGATGCAGCAGCGGATTGTCGCCACAACGTCATTTGTCAAAGAGAATTCCTCCGCTAAAAAGTTGTTCGAGCTTGTCCAAATTCCGACCGAAGACCTGAGTGCAGAGGACCTGCGTATCTACAAGGGCGAAAACTCAAATGATCAGGTCAAACAGCGAGCTTTGGAATGGATTTCAACCAACAAGTT